Proteins from a genomic interval of Rubinisphaera italica:
- a CDS encoding ribosomal protein L7/L12 has protein sequence MNSKEMDQQDRNQIIQAIQNGRKIEAIKIYRECTGSDLLEAKNFIEGLTEELREQNPESIPENNSGCGTAVLICFICPALSLFYLLIS, from the coding sequence ATGAACTCAAAAGAAATGGACCAGCAAGATAGAAATCAGATCATTCAAGCGATCCAGAACGGACGTAAAATTGAAGCCATCAAGATTTACCGGGAATGTACAGGCAGCGATTTACTGGAAGCCAAGAATTTTATTGAAGGATTGACAGAAGAACTTCGAGAACAGAATCCCGAAAGTATCCCCGAAAATAATTCAGGATGTGGAACCGCAGTGTTGATTTGTTTCATCTGTCCAGCTTTATCACTGTTTTATCTGCTCATTTCCTGA
- a CDS encoding STAS domain-containing protein, protein MARHLKIFQVEKEPPCIFVTPLGQGASFRYADLQMESNSVRTLVADQTVPLLIIDLKNMNYFGSEFIGALITLGREKKLRGGKVAICSANPNMYDVLKGMSLFKLWPYFESRDEAIAGLSGESA, encoded by the coding sequence ATGGCTCGTCATCTGAAAATTTTCCAAGTCGAAAAAGAGCCTCCCTGCATTTTTGTGACACCGCTCGGTCAGGGAGCCAGTTTTCGTTATGCCGATTTGCAGATGGAGTCGAATTCGGTTCGGACTTTAGTCGCCGATCAAACCGTGCCACTACTGATTATTGACCTGAAGAACATGAACTATTTTGGTTCTGAGTTCATCGGAGCGTTAATTACACTCGGACGCGAGAAGAAACTTCGTGGTGGGAAAGTCGCCATCTGCTCTGCCAATCCGAACATGTACGATGTTCTCAAGGGGATGAGTCTTTTTAAGCTGTGGCCTTATTTCGAATCTCGTGATGAAGCGATTGCGGGGCTATCTGGCGAATCAGCGTAA
- a CDS encoding ABC transporter substrate-binding protein, which translates to MRIFSFTMVLLLIISLCSCSSPVTETAGDQKVTLALNWLPEAEHGGFYAALLNGDYKKEGLEVEILPGGPDSPVIQRVATGRVDFGISNADRILLGRAQQAPVVGVFAPLQHSPRCIVVHKSSGIESFDQLKNVTLAMSDAPAFSHYLREKLPLEGVKIVRSTGSLSQFLQDPAFAQQGYVFSEPIVAQKQGIETNSLLLSELGFDPYSSVLIVSEKTLSEQPELVEKFVRASMAGWKTYLENSDTVHEYIQTINPEMPRDVLDGGMEALRKLCRNADGEFTGEMDPERWKTLSSQMEELKLIETGLYKKAYVNLSGPSE; encoded by the coding sequence ATGCGGATCTTCAGTTTTACGATGGTATTATTGCTCATCATCTCTCTCTGTTCCTGTTCATCCCCAGTCACGGAGACTGCTGGTGATCAGAAAGTGACACTCGCGCTCAACTGGCTGCCGGAAGCTGAGCACGGCGGATTTTATGCGGCTCTTTTAAATGGAGATTACAAAAAAGAAGGGCTCGAAGTCGAGATTCTACCGGGTGGTCCCGACAGTCCGGTCATTCAGCGGGTTGCAACCGGGCGGGTTGACTTCGGTATCTCCAATGCGGATCGCATTTTGCTCGGACGGGCTCAGCAGGCACCGGTCGTGGGGGTCTTTGCTCCGCTACAGCATTCTCCGCGATGTATTGTTGTCCATAAGTCGTCTGGGATTGAGTCCTTCGATCAATTAAAAAACGTGACATTGGCCATGAGTGATGCTCCGGCTTTTTCTCATTATTTGCGAGAGAAACTTCCACTCGAGGGCGTGAAAATTGTCAGGAGCACCGGCTCGCTGTCTCAATTTCTGCAGGACCCCGCTTTTGCTCAGCAGGGATACGTCTTCAGCGAGCCGATTGTCGCTCAAAAACAGGGAATCGAAACCAATTCGCTGCTCTTATCGGAGCTCGGCTTCGATCCCTATTCGAGTGTGCTCATCGTTTCCGAAAAAACACTCTCTGAACAACCCGAGTTGGTGGAAAAGTTTGTGCGGGCGTCGATGGCTGGTTGGAAAACCTACCTGGAAAATTCCGATACGGTTCACGAATATATCCAAACTATCAATCCTGAAATGCCTCGGGATGTGCTCGATGGTGGAATGGAAGCCCTTCGCAAACTTTGCCGGAATGCTGATGGCGAATTCACAGGCGAAATGGACCCTGAACGCTGGAAGACATTGAGCAGCCAAATGGAAGAACTTAAGCTTATTGAAACAGGTCTGTATAAAAAGGCCTATGTCAACCTCAGTGGACCAAGTGAATAA
- a CDS encoding cation diffusion facilitator family transporter codes for MAASGSKLAIYGAIVGNFLISVTKFVAAGLTGSSAMLTEGIHSLVDTGNGGLLLFGIHRSQRAPDDRHPFGYGPELYFWTLIVGILIFGIGGGISVYEGILHVLHPAKLSDPTVNYIVLGLAVVFEGAAWYLALKGFLATKGNSSIWKAVKESKDPTTFAVLFEDSAALLGLVVAFLGIFFGHLLEMPVLDGVASIFIGLILAAVAFVLIYESHGLLIGESASPEIVDGVRKIVGSYPEVQRAKSPLTLHFGPNQVLLAMDLQFLDSLDADQIESTIDRIESEIRKAYPEIRNIFLEADAILVSRRK; via the coding sequence ATGGCGGCATCAGGTTCAAAGTTGGCGATTTACGGAGCGATTGTCGGTAACTTTCTGATCTCAGTCACCAAGTTCGTTGCTGCAGGTTTGACGGGAAGTTCTGCGATGTTGACCGAAGGGATTCACTCGCTGGTCGACACTGGTAACGGCGGGCTGCTGCTCTTTGGAATTCATCGCAGCCAGCGGGCTCCCGATGACAGGCACCCCTTCGGTTATGGCCCCGAACTTTACTTTTGGACTCTGATCGTCGGAATCCTCATTTTCGGAATCGGAGGCGGAATTTCCGTCTATGAAGGCATTCTGCATGTGCTTCATCCTGCAAAACTTTCGGACCCGACTGTCAATTACATCGTACTTGGACTGGCAGTCGTTTTTGAGGGAGCTGCGTGGTACCTCGCACTAAAAGGTTTTCTGGCGACCAAAGGAAACAGTTCCATATGGAAAGCAGTCAAGGAGAGTAAGGATCCCACGACCTTTGCGGTACTCTTTGAAGACTCTGCTGCTCTGTTAGGGTTAGTGGTCGCTTTTCTAGGAATCTTTTTTGGACATCTTCTGGAAATGCCAGTCCTGGATGGAGTCGCATCCATTTTCATTGGACTGATTCTGGCAGCGGTCGCTTTCGTACTGATTTACGAATCCCATGGCTTACTGATTGGTGAAAGTGCCTCTCCTGAAATTGTCGATGGGGTGAGAAAGATTGTCGGGAGTTACCCGGAAGTTCAACGCGCCAAGTCGCCCCTCACATTGCATTTTGGGCCGAATCAAGTCTTGCTCGCAATGGATTTGCAATTTCTCGATTCACTCGATGCTGACCAAATTGAAAGCACGATTGATCGAATTGAAAGCGAAATTCGAAAAGCCTACCCCGAAATCCGTAATATTTTTCTAGAAGCCGACGCAATTCTCGTTAGTCGAAGAAAATAG
- a CDS encoding SpoIIE family protein phosphatase yields MENPAAQLETYSRVAEISPWPVMILNSQGQLRSSNSSCRKLFHSSISLNAGTPLTDLIRKKDQSKIHNWFESFVAESHRDEVEDNATTPSTSVITNSIRCRLHSPTTRFRKIKLFAQRFMDSDQCYVMLCLDDTGHRIKKRQAIHKQQQLMLSLLDNTGAVAYAKNLRGQYLYINSLFEELFHVNRQAVKSMTDYDIFNAAAASAFQENDLKIIQNGEMQRSQEVVPHDDGLHTYISAKFPLYDANGDIFGIGGISTDITEQLHNQQELQAAQAVQRLLYPDEAPSFSGYDIAGSSLPAESVSGDYYDYITVAPNRVVVAVGDVSGHGLGPALEMVEVRSYLRAILRTEVRLDVAMECLNEFLFHDLRECAFVTLFLAEINFQTHSFSYVGAGHRADFLKANGDRVSLPSTGLMLGVEERVTFVCSPQFAFEQGDELMLSTDGICETMTPEKELFGREGMLKFVESHRTESASEIVNNLLTTCQEMNGLETQSDDMTAVLVKRG; encoded by the coding sequence GTGGAAAATCCCGCCGCTCAGCTTGAAACCTATTCTCGGGTGGCAGAAATTTCACCCTGGCCTGTTATGATTCTCAATTCTCAGGGCCAGCTGAGATCAAGCAATTCCAGTTGCCGGAAGCTATTTCACTCTTCCATTTCGTTAAATGCCGGAACTCCTCTGACGGATTTGATACGCAAAAAGGATCAGTCAAAAATTCATAACTGGTTTGAGAGCTTTGTTGCCGAAAGTCATCGAGATGAAGTAGAAGACAATGCAACCACTCCATCAACTTCAGTGATCACCAATTCAATACGCTGTCGACTGCATTCGCCAACGACACGCTTTCGAAAAATCAAACTGTTCGCCCAAAGATTTATGGATAGCGATCAGTGCTATGTCATGCTCTGCCTGGATGATACAGGTCATCGGATCAAGAAACGGCAGGCGATTCATAAACAGCAGCAACTCATGCTCAGCCTGCTCGATAACACGGGAGCGGTGGCGTATGCGAAAAATTTACGAGGACAGTACTTGTATATCAACAGTCTTTTTGAAGAACTGTTCCATGTCAATCGTCAAGCCGTCAAAAGCATGACGGACTATGACATCTTCAATGCAGCGGCTGCAAGTGCGTTTCAGGAAAATGATCTCAAGATAATTCAAAATGGAGAAATGCAGCGAAGTCAGGAAGTCGTGCCTCACGATGATGGACTGCATACCTATATTTCCGCCAAATTTCCGTTATACGATGCCAATGGTGACATATTTGGTATTGGCGGGATATCGACCGATATCACCGAGCAGTTGCATAATCAACAGGAATTGCAGGCCGCCCAGGCCGTGCAACGCTTGCTCTATCCCGACGAAGCTCCCTCTTTTTCCGGATACGATATCGCAGGTTCATCTTTACCAGCCGAATCGGTTTCGGGAGACTATTACGATTACATCACCGTGGCTCCGAATCGCGTCGTCGTTGCTGTTGGAGATGTGAGCGGGCACGGTTTGGGGCCTGCTTTAGAAATGGTTGAAGTTCGTTCCTACCTGCGTGCAATATTGCGGACCGAAGTCCGTTTGGACGTGGCGATGGAATGCCTGAATGAATTCCTGTTTCACGATTTACGGGAGTGCGCTTTTGTTACACTGTTTTTAGCAGAAATCAATTTCCAGACTCACAGCTTCAGCTACGTGGGAGCCGGTCACAGGGCCGATTTTCTGAAAGCCAATGGAGATCGCGTTAGCCTGCCAAGTACAGGCTTGATGCTCGGCGTTGAGGAACGCGTTACTTTTGTATGTTCTCCACAGTTTGCGTTCGAGCAGGGTGATGAACTAATGTTGTCAACCGATGGGATCTGCGAAACGATGACCCCTGAGAAAGAGCTGTTTGGTCGTGAGGGGATGCTCAAATTTGTCGAGTCGCATCGAACCGAATCTGCCAGCGAAATTGTGAATAACTTGCTCACGACTTGTCAGGAAATGAACGGTCTGGAAACACAATCCGATGATATGACAGCCGTGCTGGTGAAGCGGGGTTAA
- a CDS encoding sugar phosphate isomerase/epimerase family protein: protein MIQFAITVSLVEQARGGPFVYWDGVRAAFQDAKQLGYDAVEIFAPSADFVDRQELQKLIEETGLKVAAVGTGAGMVVHQLQLCDADVSRREQAIQFIKDIIDFGAEFNAPAIIGSMQGRFDKVEGKAVAIERLTEALNRLGDYAGQKNVPLIYEPLNRYETNLFNKLADAADYLRSEKIANVVLLADLFHMNIEESNIAQALIDAGELTGHIHFVDSNRQAAGFGHMDFAPIVKALQEIGYSKYVSAEAFPIPDAATCAQQTIKKYQELFPR, encoded by the coding sequence ATGATTCAATTTGCAATTACTGTCAGTCTGGTTGAGCAAGCGCGTGGTGGTCCGTTTGTGTATTGGGACGGTGTGCGAGCCGCTTTTCAGGATGCGAAGCAGCTTGGTTACGATGCCGTGGAGATTTTCGCCCCTTCGGCTGATTTCGTTGACCGTCAGGAATTGCAAAAGCTCATTGAAGAAACGGGCCTGAAAGTCGCGGCTGTCGGAACGGGAGCCGGGATGGTGGTCCATCAACTCCAGTTGTGTGATGCCGATGTCTCACGTCGCGAACAGGCGATTCAATTTATTAAAGACATCATTGATTTTGGAGCCGAGTTCAACGCACCGGCAATCATCGGCTCGATGCAGGGACGTTTTGACAAAGTCGAGGGTAAGGCGGTTGCAATCGAGCGACTCACAGAGGCTCTAAACAGACTTGGGGATTATGCGGGACAGAAGAATGTTCCGCTGATTTACGAACCGCTCAATCGTTACGAAACCAATCTGTTCAATAAACTGGCAGACGCAGCTGATTATTTGCGATCCGAGAAAATTGCCAATGTGGTTCTGCTGGCTGACCTGTTCCACATGAACATCGAAGAATCCAACATCGCTCAGGCTCTGATCGATGCGGGGGAACTGACCGGGCACATCCACTTTGTCGACTCCAACCGACAGGCAGCAGGTTTCGGACACATGGATTTTGCACCGATTGTCAAAGCCCTCCAGGAAATCGGCTACTCGAAATATGTGTCAGCCGAAGCTTTTCCGATTCCCGATGCGGCCACTTGTGCTCAGCAGACGATCAAAAAATATCAGGAGTTGTTTCCACGATAA
- a CDS encoding DUF1501 domain-containing protein, translated as MTCSPESPYQHPQLTRRRMIEIGSIGLLGLGASHLEQLRAESEPTKRHKSVIYIFLSGGLAQQDSFDPKPDAPVEYRGEFNPISTKTPGTQICEHLPMLAQRSEKWSLVRSLTHPYNEHSQGHMVMLSGRSDLPRGFNPSEPRPSDHPSMAAIANQLMPGRNNLPPAIMLPEKLVHRTGRTLPGQFGGIMGSQEDPFFLQASPYNAQSYGAWPEYGFHHQRGAEVPKGFEFRSPNLSIPESMSVKRLHGRLNLLQHIDAQQQQLTQLSELDAYNRYQERAISLLVDGKMKDVFDVSKVEASTRERYGENVFGWSLLVARRLVEAGVSLIQVNLGNNETWDTHGNAFPNLKNYLLPPMDRGVSALLDDLDERGLLDDTLIVMAGEFGRTPKIFTIPSAYELPGRDHWGKLQSVFLAGGGVKGGRVIGSSDKNGGAPATDPQRPENLAATIYNSLGLPSTAHWNDLLDRPIPLYNGAPIPGLS; from the coding sequence ATGACGTGTTCCCCTGAATCTCCATACCAGCATCCTCAACTGACTCGTCGACGAATGATCGAAATTGGCAGCATTGGTCTGCTCGGTCTCGGTGCCAGTCATTTGGAGCAACTGCGAGCGGAATCGGAACCGACGAAACGACACAAATCGGTCATCTATATTTTTCTTTCGGGCGGTCTGGCTCAGCAGGACAGTTTCGATCCCAAGCCAGATGCTCCGGTCGAGTATCGGGGCGAGTTCAATCCGATCTCGACAAAAACGCCGGGAACTCAGATTTGCGAACACCTGCCGATGCTGGCCCAACGCAGTGAAAAATGGTCGCTGGTTCGCAGTTTGACGCATCCCTACAACGAACATTCGCAAGGCCATATGGTGATGCTGTCCGGGCGATCGGATTTGCCGCGGGGCTTCAACCCTTCAGAGCCGAGACCTTCCGATCATCCCTCTATGGCTGCGATTGCCAATCAGTTAATGCCCGGACGCAATAATCTGCCGCCTGCAATTATGTTGCCTGAAAAGCTGGTCCACCGAACCGGAAGAACTCTGCCCGGCCAATTTGGTGGAATAATGGGTTCTCAGGAAGATCCCTTTTTCCTGCAGGCCTCCCCCTATAACGCACAATCTTATGGAGCCTGGCCCGAATACGGATTTCATCATCAGCGGGGAGCAGAAGTTCCAAAAGGATTTGAATTCCGTTCGCCGAATTTATCAATTCCCGAATCGATGTCCGTCAAACGACTGCATGGTCGTCTGAACCTGCTACAGCATATCGATGCCCAGCAACAGCAGTTGACACAACTCTCAGAGCTCGATGCCTACAATCGCTATCAGGAACGGGCGATTTCCTTACTGGTCGATGGCAAGATGAAAGATGTGTTCGATGTCTCCAAAGTGGAAGCATCAACCCGAGAGCGTTACGGAGAGAATGTGTTTGGCTGGTCGTTGCTGGTCGCGCGGCGGTTGGTGGAAGCAGGAGTCAGTTTGATTCAAGTTAATCTTGGGAACAATGAAACCTGGGACACACACGGAAATGCATTTCCGAATCTGAAAAACTATCTCCTGCCTCCCATGGACCGCGGTGTTTCCGCGTTGCTCGATGATCTCGATGAACGAGGCTTACTCGACGATACGTTAATTGTGATGGCAGGCGAGTTTGGACGAACGCCAAAAATATTCACCATCCCATCAGCCTATGAACTTCCTGGCCGCGATCACTGGGGGAAATTACAATCGGTGTTCCTGGCTGGCGGTGGTGTGAAAGGTGGCCGCGTGATTGGATCCTCCGATAAAAATGGTGGCGCACCTGCTACCGATCCCCAACGACCGGAAAATCTGGCCGCGACGATTTATAACTCACTCGGCTTACCTTCCACAGCTCACTGGAATGATTTACTTGATCGTCCGATTCCGCTTTATAACGGCGCGCCTATTCCGGGATTGAGTTGA
- a CDS encoding KpsF/GutQ family sugar-phosphate isomerase: MTAAVDQIIPYTHIDQLREAKRIIEHEATALRNIAIDLDARFCAAVDRIEHCQGSVVVTGIGKAGIIGQKIASTMSSTGTRAHFVHPAEAVHGDLGSLHEDDIVLILSNSGETEEVCRLLPLLQQRGIAVIAITATCHSTLGHASEIAIPIGRLREAGLHGLPPSTSTTAMLAVGDALALVLARVRGFGSQDFAQYHPAGSLGRKLTSVTKIMRTDDSLRIAKETQSVREVFGQSWNQARRTGAVMIVDDEEKLIGIFTDSDLARLLACHQEQKLDRPIREVMTSRPTTISRTAVLGEAVDLMAERKLSELPVVDDEGFPVGMLDITDLIALMPQSLELNS; encoded by the coding sequence ATGACGGCTGCAGTCGATCAAATCATTCCATACACACACATTGACCAGTTGCGTGAAGCGAAACGCATTATCGAACACGAGGCGACTGCTCTTCGCAATATCGCCATCGATCTCGATGCCCGCTTCTGTGCCGCTGTCGATCGCATCGAACACTGCCAGGGTAGTGTTGTTGTGACCGGCATTGGCAAGGCTGGCATTATCGGTCAGAAAATCGCATCCACGATGTCTTCCACTGGCACACGAGCCCATTTTGTCCATCCGGCTGAAGCCGTTCATGGCGATCTTGGTTCGTTGCATGAAGATGATATTGTACTGATTCTCTCCAACAGCGGCGAAACTGAAGAAGTCTGTCGATTACTCCCATTGCTTCAACAACGCGGCATAGCCGTGATTGCAATCACCGCAACCTGTCACAGTACACTCGGGCATGCATCTGAAATTGCGATTCCGATTGGACGCCTTCGCGAAGCCGGTCTGCACGGCTTGCCCCCATCAACCAGCACAACGGCAATGCTGGCCGTGGGCGATGCTCTGGCTCTGGTTCTGGCTCGGGTGCGAGGCTTCGGAAGTCAGGATTTTGCCCAGTATCATCCTGCAGGCAGCCTGGGACGCAAATTAACATCCGTTACAAAAATCATGAGGACAGACGATTCCCTGCGAATCGCCAAAGAAACGCAGTCCGTGCGGGAAGTCTTCGGGCAATCCTGGAATCAGGCTCGACGAACTGGAGCCGTAATGATTGTCGATGACGAAGAAAAACTGATCGGCATCTTCACCGATAGCGACCTGGCCCGCCTGCTCGCCTGCCATCAGGAACAGAAACTTGATCGACCGATTCGCGAAGTCATGACCTCACGTCCCACAACTATTTCCAGAACAGCCGTCCTTGGAGAAGCCGTCGACCTGATGGCCGAACGCAAACTGAGTGAGTTACCCGTTGTCGATGACGAAGGTTTCCCAGTTGGCATGCTCGACATCACCGATTTGATCGCTTTGATGCCACAGTCACTTGAGTTGAATTCGTAA
- a CDS encoding tetratricopeptide repeat protein yields MDQSGEELKMQTTLRMLMVIITAEFVICGYLVVKQVGQQVPVIPSINFDDPLLAADLNALAETARQGDSQEWQVLGDGLLGQGFYGEAELAFRQALDMDPQNAMAQFKLAFCLDRTGRVAESTSEYLRAAKIAKPSEALIGSRKNCLYQVGRNALRQEQSEVAEKLFLEGAGFLPAAYQYSKLLVRSNRAAEAMPTIEHGLEVYPNSLKFTEVRMNAFKQMDRQFEAEQEARMLERSESVMPTDFSLIFILPLNAMIGFQHEEEISEQLWTDQSLDLIAKKMNELLLLLEPTSHQKKYALRKSLIKVEYERQNADRMLELIDQAHTDGDFDAELLQREGEAYALKGDWERAASMWLRVVKMSPNAAVHEKLAQYYEASKDTPKRDEHLGYAALLNAKENYLKNQLEEAKEAATKAQKLLPEIATVWFYSAEIERALRNPDRARSNYALCVKLDPSHGRAIRGLQSLAEN; encoded by the coding sequence ATGGATCAATCAGGGGAAGAACTAAAAATGCAGACAACATTACGAATGCTCATGGTCATTATTACTGCAGAATTTGTTATCTGTGGATATTTGGTCGTCAAGCAGGTTGGTCAGCAAGTTCCAGTCATTCCCAGTATAAACTTCGATGACCCACTGCTGGCTGCGGATTTGAATGCACTTGCCGAGACTGCCCGCCAGGGGGATAGTCAGGAATGGCAAGTCCTGGGAGATGGATTGCTTGGCCAGGGATTTTACGGAGAAGCAGAACTGGCCTTTCGACAGGCGTTAGATATGGATCCTCAGAATGCGATGGCACAATTTAAACTTGCCTTCTGTTTGGACCGTACCGGTCGAGTTGCAGAGAGTACAAGCGAGTATTTGCGTGCTGCAAAGATCGCCAAACCGTCCGAGGCCCTTATCGGCTCCCGGAAAAACTGTTTGTATCAAGTCGGACGTAATGCATTGCGGCAAGAACAATCTGAAGTCGCGGAAAAACTCTTCCTTGAAGGTGCTGGCTTTTTACCAGCCGCGTATCAGTACTCTAAGTTGTTGGTCCGATCCAATCGTGCCGCTGAAGCGATGCCAACGATTGAACATGGTTTAGAAGTTTACCCAAACTCTCTCAAATTTACTGAAGTAAGAATGAATGCGTTCAAACAGATGGACCGTCAATTCGAGGCTGAACAGGAAGCGAGAATGCTTGAACGCTCTGAAAGTGTAATGCCAACCGATTTCAGCCTGATTTTTATACTTCCTTTAAATGCAATGATTGGATTTCAGCATGAGGAAGAGATCAGCGAACAGTTGTGGACCGACCAAAGCTTGGATTTGATCGCAAAAAAAATGAACGAACTTCTGCTCCTGTTGGAACCAACATCTCACCAGAAAAAATATGCGCTTCGTAAAAGTCTGATCAAAGTGGAGTACGAACGGCAAAACGCAGACCGCATGCTGGAATTGATCGATCAGGCACATACCGATGGTGACTTCGATGCAGAACTGTTGCAAAGGGAAGGAGAAGCTTATGCCTTAAAAGGAGATTGGGAACGGGCCGCCAGTATGTGGCTCCGCGTAGTGAAGATGTCTCCGAACGCCGCTGTGCATGAAAAACTTGCACAATATTATGAAGCCAGCAAGGACACACCAAAGCGAGACGAACATCTGGGCTATGCTGCACTGCTGAATGCGAAGGAGAATTATTTGAAGAACCAACTGGAAGAAGCAAAAGAGGCTGCCACTAAAGCTCAGAAGTTGCTGCCGGAAATTGCGACAGTCTGGTTTTACTCAGCCGAGATAGAAAGAGCCTTACGAAATCCTGATCGGGCTCGGTCAAATTACGCTCTTTGCGTGAAGCTAGACCCTTCTCACGGTCGAGCGATTCGTGGATTACAGTCTCTGGCAGAAAATTGA
- a CDS encoding FG-GAP repeat domain-containing protein — protein sequence MLKNSTLTQLIVLLLLAVAIPLLAWKVIPSLPSIRTAPEVYSGGTSYPISRQSFNRLDLDPEIRGLPLITNVQIVDVDSDGQQDILVCDAQRNAVSYFKKAGENWTEVQLVRDIPAPAHATLVDIDQDGDQDLIVSVLGDILPDDNVVGRVELYENRPEGFQRHVILDEVRRVADVQPGDFDGDGDIDLAVAVFGYDRGCVLWLENLGEMQFLDHELLNAPGTIHVPVADFDNDGDLDITAIVSQDEEELWGFENLGDGNFNKRRIWMTINFDLGSAGLIAADLDGDGDQDLIMPAGDNLEDLDAYPQPYHGCYWFENRGEWDFQMARIADLGGTYSAAVGDVDNDGDQDIALVSMTNNWSRTDTASVVWLENDGHQQFTTWQIASDPIHLVTVAIGDLNDDGQLDIVAGGLNLRKPYQRLGRISAWINQGKN from the coding sequence TTGTTAAAGAATTCAACGCTAACTCAATTGATCGTTCTATTGCTGCTGGCAGTCGCGATACCGCTCCTGGCATGGAAAGTGATCCCTTCTCTGCCGTCAATCCGCACTGCTCCAGAAGTCTATTCTGGCGGCACGTCGTATCCGATTTCCAGACAATCTTTCAATAGGCTTGATCTGGACCCTGAAATCAGAGGCCTTCCGCTGATCACAAACGTCCAAATCGTGGATGTTGATAGTGATGGTCAGCAAGACATTCTCGTCTGTGACGCGCAGCGGAATGCCGTCAGCTATTTCAAAAAAGCAGGCGAAAATTGGACCGAAGTGCAATTGGTAAGAGATATTCCGGCTCCAGCCCATGCGACTCTGGTTGATATCGATCAGGATGGTGATCAGGATTTGATTGTTTCAGTTCTCGGAGATATTCTACCAGACGACAATGTCGTGGGGCGGGTCGAGCTTTATGAAAACAGGCCTGAGGGATTTCAGCGGCACGTAATTCTGGATGAAGTTCGACGAGTTGCCGATGTTCAGCCGGGTGACTTTGACGGTGATGGAGACATCGACCTGGCGGTAGCGGTCTTTGGCTATGACCGGGGATGTGTCCTCTGGCTGGAAAACCTGGGAGAGATGCAGTTTCTCGATCATGAGTTACTGAACGCACCGGGAACGATTCATGTCCCTGTCGCCGACTTCGATAACGATGGAGATCTCGACATTACCGCGATTGTCAGCCAGGATGAAGAAGAGTTGTGGGGATTTGAAAATCTCGGTGACGGAAACTTCAACAAGCGTCGAATCTGGATGACTATCAATTTTGACCTGGGGAGTGCCGGATTGATCGCCGCCGATCTTGATGGAGACGGCGATCAGGATCTCATTATGCCAGCAGGAGATAATCTCGAAGATCTTGATGCCTATCCCCAGCCATATCACGGGTGCTACTGGTTTGAGAATCGAGGTGAGTGGGATTTTCAGATGGCTCGCATCGCTGATCTTGGTGGAACTTATTCGGCAGCCGTCGGCGATGTTGATAATGATGGTGATCAGGATATCGCATTGGTCAGCATGACCAACAACTGGTCTCGCACAGATACTGCCAGTGTGGTCTGGCTGGAAAACGATGGACATCAGCAATTTACAACGTGGCAGATTGCCAGTGATCCCATTCATCTCGTCACTGTCGCGATTGGAGATTTGAATGATGATGGCCAATTGGACATTGTTGCCGGAGGTTTGAATCTCCGAAAACCATATCAACGCCTGGGGCGGATCTCGGCATGGATCAATCAGGGGAAGAACTAA